tagaaatatagaaatccaaatttcaacgttGTTCTGACCAAAAATGCGATTCAAGTTACTGCTgaagataatgacgttttttgagcattttttcttttcttttctttttttgaatttttcatggatcatatctccggaatttttttcaaaagagcagataagatgccataaagaaaaatatatttttttattattttctttaaaaaattgaaataaaatgaaatccaatcaaaaatcacacttgattaattttaaattaattcttgtgagaaccaatcaaaattaagtgtttagaaTAGGATGCGATCAGGCCCATCGTGTAGGCAAGccatgatcattgaaaattgtttgtatgataacttttgattAGGTGGTccgatcaaaacccatgacataccattatgatcgttagaacatcaagatttgttttgtatcacaaatctaaagatctaccggttggttaaatgcaagttataaaattgggtGTCTACAAAATGCAAACCCCCTTCCTTGGTTGTAGCCAACTCATACGAATTAGGATTAGATGAAATAGCAATGTTAGAGTTAGGTAAGTGTCATCAAaagattgaaggtaaatgacatcGTTTTTAGTCATGTGTGTATTTGACATGAGATGGCATGAAAGGCTATGGGTGGGTATATATAATGGGGTAGAAGTGCAAGAGatgaaaattgtgaattaaaatgtgaagatttttgtatgtatgtgtgttgTATGGAAagtcttgaaatattgaaccaaaGAAAAcgaagaatatttattttttaatagaaaagtcttgaaacattgaactaaataaaacaaaaaagtcattatttaatttgttcttatctcagATGTGGCACTTGAGAATATTTTAATTCTCTTTACAAATAATGCACCACTTGCTAGAACCTCACGCTTTCTCACATAAGgtttctacttttatatattttttgatgattgaTTGGGATGGTAATgaaaagttttttatattttggagtGCAAAGTGAAAGTACCCATTTGTTTATGGTGGATTTGTACGATTAtccctatttatttatttgaatataaaaatattaaattcattataacaatgtcttttttttttttttcttttttggtgctAACATGAGCCCCCAAACCTCTTCAATTTCTAGATTATTCCTTCGTGTATATGTAATCCTTTATTCTATACATCAAGCAATTATAGGAATAAATTTATTGGCGGTGTTTCCAAGATATTGGGTAGGAATTTTTAATTTAGGCTTTCATGAATCCCATGAGAGGTCGAGAACTATTAGACTAACCTGTTAGAGTTTATAACGTTGTATTATGTTTAGTAGTTTGTAAGCTCCTGGATTTCAAGTGTACAAGAGGTAATTCCTATGTGAAATTGGGGAAACTTCTTTATtagattatttttaaagaaattggaATATGTTAAGTTTTAGATCTTGATTATTGAATTACAAGTGAATTAACCAAGTTATTTAATCAATCCAATTTTGCCAATTTATAATATATGAGTTAGGCAATTTAAAGCACGTAAATGCAAATTCAATAAGGTGTCACCAATTgcacaaaagtgacaaaatcaTTCATAAAGAGATAGAAATATGATGACAaagtgaaaaatatatgaaaaatccaAAGGAAAAACTACTATGAGGAAAGCCTTCAATAACAAAGAAAATCCACTATGATAAGAGAAGTTTTACATTTGAGCAAAAATCTTTTCCTAGACTCTACAAACCAGTAGAAAACTTACAACAAAAATCTTTTACTATACTAGAATATCAATACTCTTTAACCACATGGATTATTGCAcatgttagggtcatatttttcaGTATTGGCTAATCTGATTTAAAATTCACTTAATGATGTATTTTAAGCCTTAGTTTTTAGTGTCCAAAAGTGTGTTAAAGATTCATactgaagagaaaagaaaactgcTCAATAGACAATCGAAACAAGCACCTCAATTGTACCTCGATACCTACTTAACGTATCGAGGCTTAGTTAATCTTGATACCTAGCTTGAGACTCCTCAACTTATCGAGTTATGGGAAATTTGatgagaaaattttgtttcaaccCAAAATACCTAGCTTGATATAAGGACATAAGAGATACACATTAAGAGAAGTTTCTCTGTGCCTAGGTTTTTTTAGGAAGCTAATTCCAGTTTGCCATTGAAGCTTGTTGCTGCAAAGATATTTGCACCAACCGCTACAACAATCTCGAATTGCTATTGAGAAGTCAATCACATCGATTGGTAGATCCATGCACCTTGAAGTTAGTTACATCAATTGGCAGATCCCAGGCTATCGAAAAAGTCTACTAAAAAGTAAGTCCAACCTAGTAGGAGCTGAGCTAGGATTAGTAGGTTTTACTGTAGATAGGTATTTGGAATTGTGTTAattcattttacttgtaatctTATTGGTGGATTTTTCAAGAGAATGACCCATATATCACCCGTAGTTTCTAATTTATGTTCCGCTGCATTAATCTCTAGATTAGCAATAAGGTTTTGCTTTGGTTGAATATTGCATCTAATTGGACTAATTAATTCgataattgattaatttaacTGGGTCCTTTTAAATCCAACAACATTGTTGAACTGTTTCTTGATTCAATCTTCAATAACAAATTACAAACTCAATTTCAACATACATCAATGTCATAGAATCTACCAACACTAAACATTATTGATCCTAACAAAATTCATATAATTCCATTAAGATTTATCTCTACAAGGATATTGGAATTTGAAgaaattcattattatttagGGAAGTGTTATgtcaacaatattttcacaacaaatatttgatggtaagttgttattggttctattTTCTcaccattaaaataattttttgtccaCCAGTAACAATTAGTAAGAACTTgctacctataatttgttgtaaaagtattgtgaaaatgttgtggatatagcatttttctattatttaatcCCTAAGGAAAGAGCtccaaaataactaaattattgTGAGGGAAGAAAAATGGTACTAACGTGGTGAAAAGAACAAAATCACTTGGCACAAAGAAGAAATATTCAGTTGGCATAAAGAAAAAGTGTCTTCTTGACATACAACCAACGTGaaataatcaattattattatatttttacatatgatgttttatgcattgctaatgtacaatcaaaataataaataaacaaataaataattaagattttttatttgaactctTAATTAGTAGAAAGGAATAAATCATCTAAAAAGCTAATTGACCAAAACTTATGAAATGGAGTGAATCCATATCCATGACAGCTCTGACATAATATGTACATCTCATACTCTCATTCAAGTTATCAATGTTTAGTAGATGTGGCGCAGGTACCAACTTCTTTGACATATAATGGGTAGAAATATTTAGTGAAAAATAAGAAGCATAGCTTAACGACTACCATTTGATGTTGTAGACGTACTGATATTCCAATTTAGCGCAGAATCTGGCGAAAGTGGTACCGGATCACTCTTCAACAATACAACATCATCTGCAGAAATACTAATCTCCTCATCTTTAATGTAGTCTCTATGTTGTATATCCTTTAGTGCTTCAAGCACCTGTGCCATTGATGGTCTCATTTCCTTAACATATTGCAAACACTGAAATGCCAACTCTGCCACatcagttatcatgtttttcacCGTACAGTCTGATTCAAACCCAAGAGAAGGGTCCACAAGTTCATGCAACGTGTGGTTTTGGATCTTGTTCATAGCCATGTTAGACAAATTAATTTCGTGTCGATGCCTTGAGATATCAACAGCAGGCATAGATGATATAAGCTCAATCAAGACCACCCCAAAGCTGAACACGTCACTTTTTTCAGTAAGTTGGTAACATTCGTGATATTCTGGATCGACATAACCTGGAGTACCTTGTGGAGCAGTCGAGACATGAGTGACATCGGTGGGAAAGAGACGAGACAGACCAAAATCTGCAACCTTAACCAAAAAATTGTTGTCAAGGAgaatgttgtttgtttttacaTCGCGGTGGATGATATCAGAAGCATGGAGATAGGCCAAAGCAGTTGCTGTCTCAACGGCAATCTTCATTCGAGTAGGAAATGGGAGTGCACCGGGTTTTGCAAGATCACCATGAAGATGATCAGCAACTGTGCCATTAGGAATGTATTCATAAACAAGCAGGAGTTCACGGCTAGTGCGAGAGGTGCATCCATACAGTGAGACTAGATTTGGGTGGCGCAAGCGAGTAAGGATCTCAACTTCATTCATGAATTGTTCTACTCTTCTGCAGTTGTGTTCGTACAAGCGCTTCACTGCAACTTGACGCCCATCACGAAGTATGCCTAGTCAAGAAGTACGGTCAGAAGAGAGAAATCTTCAAGTTTAAGCAAATGAACTTGATAGTCATTTTCAAGCACTTTTAATTCCTTAGATAACATGACTAAACTAAAGATTGAACCATCATCCCTTAATATGGACTAAAAGTAATCACTATAAATTTGTTAGGACTTAAATCAAGTACTTTTAAGTTTGTTGAAGAAAAGATGTGCTTacattaagggtctgtttggataccacttattgttgaaaattagaaactaaaaacattgtagcaaaataatctttaaatgtgtgaatagtgtcgtaggatttagttttaaagttgtttttgttaaaaaaagtaCTTACAAGTCCCGTAAACAATACACGGGGGCCATAAAAAACGCTGAATGCTGAAAACTTTATCCAAACGTGCCCTAAATTTCAAGTTCTAAAATCACTGATAACATTAAGTTTAGATACCACGAGTATTTTGGCAGTAAATAGAAGTGCTGTGTTTGTGTATGCGTGCGCTCAATCTTACCATAGTATACAGTGCCAAAGCCTCCATCTCCAAGTTCTTTGGCTGAATCAAAATTGTTAGTGGCTTCTTCAAGTTCATTGTAGGTGAAGAGATGAACTCCAAAGTAGCTACTTCCCCTCTCTTGATCTGTCGTTCCAGAGGGATCATAAGAGATGCTTCGACTGAGTAAGATTGAGGGATCATATTTCTTCTTCATGCGGCGTCGATTGATTAAGAATATGATGCCCAGTATTAGAACGACCGTTATGAGACATGAGACAGCACCTGGGTAAAAAAGGAAGTTCCAACTAGTTCAACTTCATAGTCTAAGTTGAGAATTTTAGCAAACACTGTACAGAAGTGAGAGATGAAAATGGATATATTACCTAAAACATACTTCCACCACTTATTCCCTTGCTTATCTGTAACCAAGGcagaataaatataattttagataaatatatTGAACAGATATTTCtaaaatgtgtgtatatatgtatattataaaatgaatATGTGATATTGTTCATGTATGTATTTAATAAAGTTCATGtgtaaaagagagaaatatacGTAgccattaattaattatgtaaGTGCTAAAAGTATCCACCCAACATATAAATACCTATAATCTACTCACTCATTGCAAGTCAGAAAAATGAGTTTTCTTGGGTGCTTtctaatttatttgtgttttagtATTTCTCCTATTATTCTAAGCACTTAAGAGTGTGTTTTTAAATTCCAACACTAACagtaagaaacaaaaagaatgaGGTGTCAGAACATTCCTAACATCAAAAAAGAAGTATAACAAGCTCATTCCATAACTTTTCTAAGCACAGTGTGTGCTTTTAAGTATACAATGTGCTTCGATTGAacttaaaggaaaagaaaagatgcTTAAGGCCAAGAAGGAAGATAAACTAGCTTAGATGCATCAAGTATAAGACAGGTAGCAAATGTTTTCAGCTAAGAGATCCAATAGAGCAATACTAGGAATACAACTTTTCTCACACAACACTTATCACAACTTGTTAAGATGGCAAGCTAGGCATGAATCAACATACTTTCACACATATCTATCactaatatgatttttattttttactaatcaCAATATAGACAACATCAACTGTTACGAAAAATTTTATATCCCTAGACTTAAGACACACAGAAAAAGAAGATACtggaaaagaagataaattaaattctaGTCAAACTCAAAACCCGTCATATATAAATGTGTGTGTATGGATAATCTTTTCCAAAGAACTTTCTTCAATGACTATACATACACTTTGAAAAAGTATGACTACAGGGACATAATTTTGTTAGCAAATTGGTTGGATTTGAACCTAGTTTAGCTCATCCTAACCGTCCACAGAACAAAAAAAGGAAGTGATTCTTGTTTGGTTGTGGAGTAAATGTAGCATTTTGTCTTCCAAGCTAAAATCTTTTTACTTTCTGAGAAGTGACTTAATTTGCACTCATTGATTTGACAGAGTTTAGATGAGACTGAAAACTAAAGAACTTCTAGAAGATCAAAGGAACAGACCATGTAAAACAAAAGGTAAAACTAAGCCAATTTAgccattggaaaaaaaaatccaagaaaccATTCATCATGCCTAATTCATTCAAACCTATTTAGTTGCCCAAAATAATACGTGCTAGagttcaaatttaaattgaaagCTTCATGATCTCTAACAATGTATGCTAGTGATTAGAAACTCCTAATATTGGACTATAAtgaaaaaacaagaacaaaaactaTAGAGAAATTGTGCTTACTATGGTTCGCCTATGATCTGTCCAGATtctagaagaaaaataagaaaaatttgaagaaacttCTCAATGATGATAAGGTAATTTCATTCAGAATTACCATCATCGCAGGTTTCAAGATGAGACCGGTcaccacaaaaacaaacaaattcattattctcaaatctacATCGTCCGTTACTTTTCTCACAACTGTTGCAATCATGTGCACTCCAATTCAAAGAGAACCCCATCTTCAAAACGTCAGTATAATTCATCAGCAACAAGCTTGTGAAGTTGACTCCATTATGCACATCCACAGGCACATCAACAAAAGACTGGCACCAGTCTGACGAATAGTTATGAAGCTCCAATGCTTCCTTATGGAAAACTGCAAAAGAATGAAGGGTGCAATTGCTAGCACAGACTAATTCATATATAGGGTAATTATGTCGGGGGGATAAACACCTTAGGGAGcttttttgaataattaatataacatacagagacacactttaacccaaaaggcctaagcccaatgggtatgtgctcaattatattatattaaccactcattcttctcatctttattcaatgtaggacttcactcacacgtgtaacccaacaatctccccctcatGTGTGAGTCTCTGCTTCTCTGTGGGCTTCAAGACCTCTCTATGGGTCATGAATAAGTTCTCTCTATGGGTCATGAATAAGTTCTACTCACTCCCCCTTGCCTAATgggcttttcacttcatcaatgcaTCATCCATGAGTCTCTCGTACGCCATCCATGGAAACCACGTGTCAACCACGTGTCAACCCCACATgcacatccatgggaaccccgcacgtccatgtccatgggaaccttacatcacaccattatttagcatcattagcaatattcatttgttgggctcttttttttcttctccaagaTCTTTGTGTGTGGGCCGCTTAGGCTTTTTCTTTCCCGGTTGGGTAGGGACCATGAACACCTCACCACCTTCGCCGCACACTACCATGGGCTCTAATACCATTTGTCGGGGGGATAAACACCTTAGGGAGctttcttgaataattaatgtaacacatagagacacactttaacccaaaaggcctaagcccaatggatatgtgctcaattatgttatattaaccactcattcttctcatctttattcaatgtgggacttcactcacacatgTAACCCAACAAATTAGGCTTTGAAGTGCAGTTGTAGAAGATGGAGAAATCACTACGGtacaaactaaaattaaatGGAGTGTGATCAAGGCTAACATTATGCAAAGGAGCAGGGAAAGTGTCCTAATAGATTGCAGCGTTGGCCACAAGAAATGACTGGTTTGAGTAAAAGATGTCCTTTGTGATATAATCATCATTGGCAATTGTGAGAACTGGGTTTTTATCTTTGCAGATGATTGTAAAGTTTGGGTAGCCACAGAAAGGTTCTTGTTCTTGAGGTATCCAGAAGGGGTAACTTATATTTGGGCCATCTCCACAAGTATGAGGGGCACAGGCTTGGAATTTTGGATCAAGGGATAGAATGTAGTTGACTAAGGAGGTGAAGATGATGAAAGAAATGTATGTGAGGTAAGGTTTTGGGGGACATGAAGAAGGTTTGAAGGTCCATTTGAGTGGAAGTAAGTAAGAAGCAGAGGAAAACAGAGGAAGAGAAGGGAGATGTTGACGGAGAAAAGCatttaagaggaaaaaattCCAAGTAGTTGGTATGACTTGGGTGTGAAAGTTCTCTTTAGTGTGCTagttttacttttgttttgtttttggttatgaTCGGAGTTTGAAAAGGAGGGGAAAGACAAACAAAGGAACAAGCAACAACGAAAAAGATTTTGTTCTCTCTAATGACTACCAAAGTTGGTCGACAACAATTGAAAGTGATGTCATTTCAATCAAGGATTACTATTAGTTGTAAAAATTGTTGTGTCTTTagcattattttatattaaaagacTTAAAAGGATTAGCATGGATAATTATTAAATGGTTagacataattaaaattgatacagtttttcttcaaattttttaaaatagattatCTGAAAAAACTAtgccttaaaaaataaaatagtggttaaaaaattataaagtatgGTTCTAAACCAAGCCAAACTGTATTTACGTGGCCAAGAGTTCGTCTGATCTATTAAATATCTCTAtgaattttttatcattaaggCCGATGGCAatatcttttgtttttcctttgaaaGTTTTGAGTTCATTTATATTGACAATTTTGGAGTCCATGGTAGGAAAGAGATATAGACAAAAACTTGTACAAACACAGtcttagaccaaaaaaaaaaaaaaaaccatcaatatCCCTAGTAATGGTGACATCACGATGATATGATAATAGTATATACTAAACCATCAATATCCCTAGTAATGATGACATCACGATGATATGATAatagtatatactatatatatatatatatatatatattagataaaaTGTTATGTAACACTTTAATATCAAAAGTTTCCATTAGAGTAGGTAAGAGCATGAGTTACACATACCAGAGAAAAAGACCCACACCTACCAAACAGATGAATGGAGCATAAGAAAATAATGTACAAATTAGGCAGGGTCATTTGTGGCATTGATGTTTGAACGCTAAAATATAAGAGTGGATGACTTTGAGTGAAGATTTAGTTGGTTGAACAGAAAGTGGAgaataggaagaaaattatgaTAAACATGATTTTGATTGGGATTGCTTGGTTAGCCTTGTTCTTGTGATTGCCGATAGGCATGTTTgacattatataaaaataaactcaaGTTTAACCTTAACCTCAATCTGTTGGACAAGTGTTTGGTGCTAAGTCAAGATTTTGTATCttgtttaaaacaaaaaacaaaaacaaaaacaaaacaaaacgaaaaaagaaggggaaaaagaaaacactGCCTAATTTAATCAAGTGCCTTTAATATGATCATAAACTGTGCAATTATTGCAAGAAAATTCAGGGTGACTTGTCCTTCAACTTTAGAAGTGGTTGAGTGTATTAGAGAGATATCATAAATAGTCAAACAAGTTTTGTTACAGCAATTGAATTCAAAAGTCCATAATTTTCCAATATTCACGGAGAAGAAAGAATAGTTAAACTTAACAATTGGCCTATGAAATCAAAATGCATAGAAATCTAGAAAACAATCAAGAAAATTCAAGGCTCCTAATGTGtttcaagaattttaaaaattataccCCCATTTCGTAAATCATCAAATCTATTTTGGAAAACATTAAACCCCACTTAATTCACTTTATACAGTGGTTTCCTTCTCAGATAATTTATCAGCacatattatttctttttcgtTTCTAAGGGAgattgaaataattaaaaattctgTCATTTGTGTACTAGTATTTTTTATGACACAAAAGTAGCTATTAGCACAATCATAATTTGATCTGCTACTCTCATATAAATCCGGGCTGCTTCTCACAGCATGATCTGAAGTGTAGTTGGTAACTAATATTCGCAATTTTGCTTGTCACAAGAAATATTCAAAACCATACATTGAATTGAAGTCATTGGGATTTGTTCTCAGTTCTCACACAAgggtttggtttttggttttgacTTGAAGAGTTCCAATTGATATAGTCCTACATTTTCCTAGCAACTCCTCCTTTTGACTTTTTATGAGTTAAGATGTTAATGTGGAATCTATGAATATAAGGCTCTAAGAGATGAAAGATTGGATGATCATGAACAGTCAACATATATGACCCAGTCAATCGATAAAATTTTTGGTTGTGCTATTTCGCATCAATGGTAAAAGACAAATTCCAAATAAGATGCTACGAACTAGGAAGGACCTAAtgcttttcatatttttgacatTATGTTTTACTttagaaatataataataatagtccGTAGTCAGtacaatagaaaaatattaacataatataataaattaataataatattaatcaaacaacttcaattatatataaatacatatatattataaatattcaagTGTACATGGCAGAAGCAGCAGCagcagaagcagaagaagaagaagaagaagaaggaggagaaggaaaggaaaaaaaggatgTGAAGAAGAGCACTATAGACTGAAAGTACTTTGggttgtgaattgtgatgtaCCTACTCTCTAATGAGTGATGATAACATGATTTCACTATATATACTTTCTACCAAAAACAAGGAACTTGGCAATTTGTTCGCAAACATATTGGGAACTCGAGAAAAATTAATGCAATATAAGCTGTGATCAACTATCTTCGTTCTTGCTTAAAGTCTTAGGGAGTAATTTCTTCTCTATAAGGGGCATTATCAACGAAATTGCTCCCACCATCCTGGCAGATTATTAAATGTAGTTTTCAACATCAACTTGATAATAGCCCAATAGGTGATATTCGTCCGTGAAAgaatcaataattttaaaaaattttaaaaaatatatatatatatataaaacataaaaagataACAGGTGCTACTCTAGGGGAAGAGTACctatacaattttttctttacaagCTTTTGTTGAGAAAGATGAAGAGGAATGTCAAATTTTTGCAGATTGGTATAGGAAAGAGACATTATGGGTGGGTTAATTAGAATCTGCATCTCTCACACTTCTTCTATGGGTGactcgaattttttttttagtggtctGTTGGTAAGACGTCTATTAGAAATACAAAGGATCAAGTAATTGGCCTACTAGATTGACCCACATTccccaaaagaaaacaaagcagTACAATGGTATGCAATTACTGTATTAACTATGCCGACTGCCCAAAAAGAAGTAATTAAAGAAGGATCAACTATGCCTTACAGGCCTATAGCTGAGAACATTAAGTATATACCatcaaaaccaaaccaagaACAAGAAGTATGCTATAGCCTAATCCAGGAAAGTGAGATGAGAAAAGAGCAAGCATATTTTTACCTGGGCAGGTATAAGAGCGCTCTCCGTCACGGCAAAGGCAGACAAATTCGTGTGTTACGTTAGAACCGCACTTCCCACCTGATTCCACACACCCGTTACAGACAATATCGTCCAAGGGAATGTATTCCACATCGAATCCTCGATTCAATACTTCCTTAAGTGCCGGGACTACACCCGCAGACTCATCAATAGCATTCCGTAAAATTGGAACTCGGATTTCTCCTCTGCATTTCTCTGGCTCCCTAATATGGATCTTTGCTGACGATTCGTTTACAAAGTAAGCGTTATTATCTACATCACTACCTTCCAAGCTGCACTTAAATCTATTTTGGACCGGTATAAGTGTATTGACTTGAGGAGGGCAGTCGTAGAAGAAAGTTATGTTTTGAACGGTTGGAGCGTAATCAAAGATACTATAATTCAAAACGGTATCGAGGTAGGTTTGAGGGCAAAGCCAGAGGTCCAATCTTGCAATGGTCATGATATGTTGAGATTCGCTGATGTTTAGTATGAGGAACTCTTGTTCTCCAAATTTGATAATCGGGTATTCATTACACTCGAGCTTGAACCCTTGGCGACCGCAATATTCAGGTCGATTACCTCCCCAGAAAGGGTAAGAAACGTTTTTGATTCCTCCACACTCATAGGGACGACTGCAATCAACAAAGCGTGCATCGTCGGTGCAGTAAGATGGTGGCAATATTGCTAAGAAGAGGGAGAGGGTGATGAGGGAAGAGAGAGGTAGATGATGGGCTTCCATGTTTAGAAGATAATGAAGAAAAGAATAGGGAGAGAAATAATGTTTATGAGGCAGCTACACAATGTTGAACCAAGACTGGAAAGCGATAGCTATAATGATGGATTGATGAAATGAACCCTCTTATTTACAA
The Quercus lobata isolate SW786 chromosome 10, ValleyOak3.0 Primary Assembly, whole genome shotgun sequence DNA segment above includes these coding regions:
- the LOC115964068 gene encoding LEAF RUST 10 DISEASE-RESISTANCE LOCUS RECEPTOR-LIKE PROTEIN KINASE-like 1.2 isoform X2, with the protein product MSQFLSYLLIVSFFFFFFNSIGTNSSPLLSTCAPRYCGNVMIGYPFRDSNEITSDQQYCGYPGFGVRCENGKAVLGLSGDRNYYVKDINYTSHTLTLVDIDVTTNQTCPRPRQNFSLETLPLKYSSMDSNLSFYSNCYPYPPTVPVIPCLNISSYRSYVFVENHETEGYDWSKNCEEKVVVTVRHSQINMGNLTGGFGAAMNDGFVLDWERVRDWAMNEYDGFVLDWERVKDCVTCEHSHGYCGYNATAKEFLCICKDGSTHSNSCKDKQGNKWWKYVLGAVSCLITVVLILGIIFLINRRRMKKKYDPSILLSRSISYDPSGTTDQERGSSYFGVHLFTYNELEEATNNFDSAKELGDGGFGTVYYGILRDGRQVAVKRLYEHNCRRVEQFMNEVEILTRLRHPNLVSLYGCTSRTSRELLLVYEYIPNGTVADHLHGDLAKPGALPFPTRMKIAVETATALAYLHASDIIHRDVKTNNILLDNNFLVKVADFGLSRLFPTDVTHVSTAPQGTPGYVDPEYHECYQLTEKSDVFSFGVVLIELISSMPAVDISRHRHEINLSNMAMNKIQNHTLHELVDPSLGFESDCTVKNMITDVAELAFQCLQYVKEMRPSMAQVLEALKDIQHRDYIKDEEISISADDVVLLKSDPVPLSPDSALNWNISTSTTSNGSR
- the LOC115964068 gene encoding LEAF RUST 10 DISEASE-RESISTANCE LOCUS RECEPTOR-LIKE PROTEIN KINASE-like 1.2 isoform X4; the encoded protein is MSQFLSYLLIVSFFFFFFNSIGTNSSPLLSTCAPRYCGNVMIGYPFRDSNEITSDQQYCGYPGFGVRCENGKAVLGLSGDRNYYVKDINYTSHTLTLVDIDVTTNQTCPRPRQNFSLETLPLKYSSMDSNLSFYSNCYPYPPTVPVIPCLNISSYRSYVFVENHETEGYDWSKNCEEKVVVTVRHIQTEINIVDLIHRFGVAMNDGFVLDWGRVKDCVTCEDSEGYCGYDAAAEEFLCVCNDGSTHSNSCKDKQGNKWWKYVLGAVSCLITVVLILGIIFLINRRRMKKKYDPSILLSRSISYDPSGTTDQERGSSYFGVHLFTYNELEEATNNFDSAKELGDGGFGTVYYGILRDGRQVAVKRLYEHNCRRVEQFMNEVEILTRLRHPNLVSLYGCTSRTSRELLLVYEYIPNGTVADHLHGDLAKPGALPFPTRMKIAVETATALAYLHASDIIHRDVKTNNILLDNNFLVKVADFGLSRLFPTDVTHVSTAPQGTPGYVDPEYHECYQLTEKSDVFSFGVVLIELISSMPAVDISRHRHEINLSNMAMNKIQNHTLHELVDPSLGFESDCTVKNMITDVAELAFQCLQYVKEMRPSMAQVLEALKDIQHRDYIKDEEISISADDVVLLKSDPVPLSPDSALNWNISTSTTSNGSR
- the LOC115964068 gene encoding LEAF RUST 10 DISEASE-RESISTANCE LOCUS RECEPTOR-LIKE PROTEIN KINASE-like 1.2 isoform X5, which encodes MMALCLIGEELRIVLHVRILKGIVDTTLRLRSSCAFATMEAHIVTAAKALQKALNQGFDVLYNALPIVCRGCMESGGKCGSNSTYPFVCHCHDGEHPYFCLRDDKQGNKWWKYVLGAVSCLITVVLILGIIFLINRRRMKKKYDPSILLSRSISYDPSGTTDQERGSSYFGVHLFTYNELEEATNNFDSAKELGDGGFGTVYYGILRDGRQVAVKRLYEHNCRRVEQFMNEVEILTRLRHPNLVSLYGCTSRTSRELLLVYEYIPNGTVADHLHGDLAKPGALPFPTRMKIAVETATALAYLHASDIIHRDVKTNNILLDNNFLVKVADFGLSRLFPTDVTHVSTAPQGTPGYVDPEYHECYQLTEKSDVFSFGVVLIELISSMPAVDISRHRHEINLSNMAMNKIQNHTLHELVDPSLGFESDCTVKNMITDVAELAFQCLQYVKEMRPSMAQVLEALKDIQHRDYIKDEEISISADDVVLLKSDPVPLSPDSALNWNISTSTTSNGSR
- the LOC115964068 gene encoding LEAF RUST 10 DISEASE-RESISTANCE LOCUS RECEPTOR-LIKE PROTEIN KINASE-like 1.2 isoform X1; the encoded protein is MSQFLSYLLILSFFFFINSLGTDSTPLLSICQPHLCGDVNISYPFWVRNEIASDQQYYCGYEGLGVMCLNNGEAVLELPGDRYYVKDIDYADYTLTLVDIDVSNQTCPRARHNVSLEKLPLKYSSMDLNLSFYFNCISDPAILVPPILCLNINGSNRSYVFVENHETEGYDWSKNCEEKVVVTVRHSQINMGNLTGGFGAAMNDGFVLDWERVRDWAMNEYDGFVLDWERVKDCVTCEHSHGYCGYNATAKEFLCICKDGSTHSNSCKDKQGNKWWKYVLGAVSCLITVVLILGIIFLINRRRMKKKYDPSILLSRSISYDPSGTTDQERGSSYFGVHLFTYNELEEATNNFDSAKELGDGGFGTVYYGILRDGRQVAVKRLYEHNCRRVEQFMNEVEILTRLRHPNLVSLYGCTSRTSRELLLVYEYIPNGTVADHLHGDLAKPGALPFPTRMKIAVETATALAYLHASDIIHRDVKTNNILLDNNFLVKVADFGLSRLFPTDVTHVSTAPQGTPGYVDPEYHECYQLTEKSDVFSFGVVLIELISSMPAVDISRHRHEINLSNMAMNKIQNHTLHELVDPSLGFESDCTVKNMITDVAELAFQCLQYVKEMRPSMAQVLEALKDIQHRDYIKDEEISISADDVVLLKSDPVPLSPDSALNWNISTSTTSNGSR